One window from the genome of Hydra vulgaris chromosome 02, alternate assembly HydraT2T_AEP encodes:
- the LOC136075730 gene encoding uncharacterized protein LOC136075730 has product MENIVFQRDAVCCCCWQMFGARSKSLSSVNSTVEEMMKLFVYSGYSLDVCSYPNVICSGCQRNLYLLKAGKPHRGLWGEKIAKIEWRMMTRTASSSIIHTKEVPNILNSNVSSKLCSRCFSTVAQGYLHNCSSLSAVENLILLALSLGNLQAEQVASGIIKAKMKTDKIANGEQFILSSGGNPLTITVGCPDNKAKRSCIYTVEYIFIK; this is encoded by the exons atggaaaatattgtttttcaacGAGATGCTGTATGCTGCTGTTGTTGGCAAATGTTTGGAGCCAGATCAAAGTCTTTAAGTAGTGTAAATTCAACTGTAGAAGAAATGATGAAGTTGTTTGTTTATTCAGGATATTCTCTGGATGTGTGCAGCTATCCTAATGTTATATGTTCTGGTTGTCAGAGAAATCTCTACCTACTAAAGGCTGGAAAACCTCATCGAGGTTTATGGGGAGAAAAGATTGCTAAA ATTGAATGGAGGATGATGACAAGAACAGCTTCATCTTCAATAATTCATACCAAAGAAGTTCCTAATATATTAAACTCAAATGTGTCTTCCAAATTATGTAGTAGATGTTTTTCAACTGTTGCACAAGGATATTTACACAACTGCTCTTCTTTATCTGCAGTAGAGAACCTGATCTTATTAGCATTAAGTCTAGGAAATTTGCAAGCAGAGCAAGTTGCATCTGgtataataaaagcaaaaatgaaGACTGACAAAATTGCAAATGGGGaacaatttattttgtcttCTGGCGGAAACCCATTGACGATTACAGTTGGATGTCCTGATAACAAAGCAAAGAGAAGTTGCATATATACTGTTGAGTACATATTTATCAAAtga